Proteins from a genomic interval of Stenotrophomonas maltophilia R551-3:
- a CDS encoding DegV family protein, with protein MRIGIVVDSACDLPQAFIAEHNIVLLPITVRIGEAVLADHRDEQATLSFLHAHVAEHGAEAETIAFSVNQIRDLFLQQLVIDYDHVFCMTITKTRSPIHDNALQASFAILNDYKPVRQAAGYNSPFALRVLDTQNLFAAQAVTAVEAVRLRDSNASVQQIRERLEELAGNVHGYMVTRDLYYMRARARHKGDRSVGLLSAALGSALDIKPVLHGYRGETGPVAKIKGFDNAVQKLFAVVGQRVRAGLMTPTVCVSYGGELEELRTLPGYAQLKEVCATHGVTVYESVMSLTGMVNVGKGAVTVGFADGPHRFE; from the coding sequence ATGCGCATCGGAATCGTCGTCGACTCGGCCTGCGACCTGCCGCAGGCCTTCATTGCCGAACACAACATCGTGCTGCTGCCGATCACCGTACGCATCGGCGAAGCGGTGCTGGCCGATCATCGCGATGAGCAGGCCACACTGAGCTTCCTGCATGCGCATGTGGCCGAGCACGGTGCTGAAGCGGAGACCATCGCCTTCAGCGTCAACCAGATCCGCGACCTGTTCCTGCAGCAGCTGGTGATCGATTACGACCACGTGTTCTGCATGACCATCACCAAGACCCGCAGCCCGATCCACGACAACGCGCTGCAGGCCAGTTTCGCCATCCTCAACGACTACAAGCCGGTGCGGCAGGCAGCGGGCTACAACTCGCCGTTCGCGCTGCGCGTGCTCGACACCCAGAACCTGTTCGCCGCGCAGGCAGTGACCGCGGTGGAAGCGGTGCGCCTGCGCGACAGCAACGCCAGCGTGCAGCAGATCCGCGAGCGGCTGGAAGAACTGGCCGGCAACGTACACGGCTACATGGTCACCCGCGACCTGTACTACATGCGTGCGCGCGCACGGCACAAGGGCGATCGCAGCGTCGGCCTGCTCAGCGCCGCACTGGGCAGTGCGCTGGACATCAAGCCGGTGCTGCACGGTTACCGCGGCGAGACCGGGCCGGTGGCCAAGATCAAGGGCTTCGACAACGCCGTGCAGAAGCTGTTCGCGGTGGTCGGCCAGCGGGTTCGTGCCGGGCTGATGACACCGACGGTGTGCGTCAGCTACGGCGGTGAGCTGGAAGAGCTGCGCACCCTGCCCGGCTATGCACAGCTGAAAGAGGTCTGCGCCACCCATGGCGTGACCGTGTACGAATCGGTGATGAGCCTGACCGGCATGGTCAATGTCGGCAAGGGCGCGGTCACCGTGGGCTTCGCCGATGGGCCGCATCGGTTTGAATGA
- a CDS encoding efflux transporter outer membrane subunit: protein MSAVTLFRTFVAASLCTALAACTMGPDFVRPQAELPSHWQGEAVAGNAIDQDAAWWAGFDDPLLAQLAGQVLAANLDLQLAANRVQQSRAARGITAADRLPSVSASASGVRSRNSEVGLNDPSGNGGRDDYGLFQAGIGLSWELDLWGRVRRQVEAADARVQMAEEDAHAVRIALLAETARDYLQLRATRQLLAITEDNLSIALDMKRLTEARQQQGVASTLQVSSASAQVASLQARIAPLRHRESQLRNALAFLLAQPPQALDAQLQDARRDWPALPAVAVGVPSELAERRPDIRRAEAALHAATAGIGVAKASFLPRITLNGDAGFQAKQLDDLDGWNAHRFSIGPSISVPIFQGGRLKANLALSRLQQQQSALQFRRTVLQAWHEVDDAIDGYAAEQQRTVQLHVAVDESESALGAARRQYQAGVVDMLDVLTTQRIALDNQAALANSQATAAIARVELYRALGGGW from the coding sequence ATGAGCGCAGTCACCCTGTTCCGCACCTTCGTTGCGGCCAGCCTGTGCACGGCCCTGGCTGCCTGCACGATGGGTCCGGACTTCGTACGCCCGCAGGCGGAACTGCCCAGCCACTGGCAGGGTGAGGCGGTCGCCGGCAACGCCATCGACCAGGACGCGGCCTGGTGGGCCGGCTTCGACGATCCACTGCTGGCGCAGCTTGCCGGCCAGGTGCTCGCGGCCAACCTGGACCTGCAGCTGGCCGCCAACCGCGTGCAGCAGAGCCGCGCCGCACGTGGCATCACCGCCGCCGATCGCCTGCCCAGCGTCAGCGCGAGCGCCAGTGGCGTGCGTTCACGCAACAGCGAGGTGGGCCTGAATGATCCGTCCGGCAACGGCGGCCGTGATGACTACGGGCTGTTCCAGGCCGGCATCGGCCTGAGCTGGGAACTGGACCTGTGGGGGCGTGTGCGCCGCCAGGTGGAAGCGGCCGACGCACGCGTGCAGATGGCCGAGGAGGATGCACACGCTGTGCGCATCGCGCTGCTGGCGGAAACCGCGCGTGATTACTTGCAGCTGCGCGCGACGCGGCAGCTGCTGGCGATCACCGAGGACAACCTCAGCATCGCCCTCGACATGAAGCGCCTGACCGAGGCACGCCAGCAACAGGGCGTGGCCAGCACGCTGCAGGTGTCCAGCGCGTCCGCGCAGGTGGCATCGCTGCAGGCCCGCATCGCGCCGCTGCGGCATCGTGAATCGCAGCTGCGCAATGCGCTGGCGTTCCTGCTGGCGCAGCCGCCGCAGGCGCTGGACGCGCAGCTGCAGGATGCACGCCGCGACTGGCCGGCGCTGCCGGCCGTAGCGGTGGGGGTGCCCAGCGAACTGGCCGAGCGTCGCCCGGACATCCGTCGTGCCGAAGCGGCACTGCATGCGGCAACCGCCGGCATCGGCGTGGCCAAGGCCAGTTTCCTGCCGCGCATCACCTTGAATGGCGACGCTGGGTTCCAGGCCAAGCAGCTGGATGATTTGGATGGCTGGAACGCGCACCGCTTCAGCATCGGCCCGTCGATCAGCGTACCGATCTTCCAGGGCGGGCGGCTGAAGGCCAACCTCGCGCTGAGCAGGCTGCAGCAGCAACAGTCGGCGCTGCAGTTCCGCCGTACCGTGCTGCAGGCCTGGCATGAAGTGGACGACGCCATCGATGGCTATGCCGCCGAGCAGCAGCGCACGGTGCAGCTGCATGTGGCGGTGGACGAGAGCGAGAGCGCACTGGGCGCGGCGCGCCGGCAGTACCAGGCTGGCGTGGTCGACATGCTGGATGTGCTGACCACCCAGCGCATCGCGCTGGACAACCAGGCTGCACTGGCCAACAGCCAGGCCACGGCTGCGATCGCGCGGGTGGAGCTGTACCGCGCGCTGGGCGGTGGCTGGTAG
- a CDS encoding HlyD family secretion protein encodes MTINRTTLNTGLGLGVLALAIGAWLLLRDGGHQTTNNAYVVADYTLVAPKIPGFVSAVEVEDNQSVKAGDVLARIDDRDYQVALQAARADLANARAQLANAQAALAQQDSLIEQARASVDVSRSELTLASADQQRYRELARDGAGTVQNAQQAQSKQAVASAHLQQGQAALSTARQRTDILSAGVQAAQAAVQRAEAAQARAELDLSHTVLRAPIDGMVGRRAVRVGAYLTPGTPVAAVVPLKRAFVVANFQETQMTRMQAGQQVELKVDVFPGKPLRGHIDSIAPATGVTFAAVAPENATGNFTKVVQRIPVKIVLEPGQPLLDQLRAGMSVEASVDLGSRARAQSVQHSPGHKSGEGA; translated from the coding sequence ATGACGATCAATCGAACCACTCTCAATACCGGCCTGGGCCTGGGCGTGCTGGCCCTGGCCATCGGTGCCTGGCTGCTGCTGCGCGACGGCGGTCACCAGACCACCAACAATGCCTATGTCGTTGCCGACTACACGCTGGTCGCGCCGAAGATTCCCGGCTTCGTCAGTGCCGTGGAAGTAGAGGACAACCAGTCGGTGAAGGCGGGCGACGTGCTTGCCCGCATCGACGACCGCGACTACCAGGTGGCCCTGCAGGCGGCCCGTGCCGACCTCGCCAACGCCCGTGCACAGCTGGCCAACGCGCAGGCCGCACTGGCCCAGCAGGACTCGCTGATTGAACAGGCCAGGGCCAGTGTCGATGTCAGCCGCTCCGAACTGACCCTGGCCAGCGCCGACCAGCAGCGTTACCGCGAACTGGCCCGTGATGGCGCCGGCACCGTGCAGAACGCGCAGCAGGCGCAGTCGAAGCAGGCCGTGGCCAGTGCGCATCTGCAGCAGGGCCAGGCCGCGCTGTCGACCGCACGCCAGCGCACCGACATCCTCAGCGCTGGCGTGCAGGCCGCGCAGGCGGCGGTACAGCGTGCAGAAGCGGCGCAGGCGCGTGCCGAACTGGACCTGTCGCACACCGTGCTGCGCGCGCCGATCGACGGCATGGTCGGCCGTCGTGCGGTACGCGTGGGCGCCTACCTGACCCCGGGTACGCCGGTGGCTGCGGTGGTACCGCTGAAGCGCGCCTTCGTGGTCGCCAACTTCCAGGAAACGCAGATGACCCGCATGCAGGCCGGCCAACAGGTCGAGCTGAAGGTGGACGTGTTCCCGGGCAAGCCGCTGCGCGGGCACATCGACAGCATCGCACCGGCCACCGGCGTCACCTTCGCCGCCGTCGCACCGGAAAACGCCACCGGCAACTTCACCAAGGTGGTGCAGCGCATTCCGGTCAAGATCGTGCTGGAACCCGGCCAGCCACTGCTGGACCAGCTGCGTGCCGGCATGTCGGTGGAAGCCAGTGTTGACCTGGGCAGCCGCGCCCGCGCGCAGAGCGTGCAGCACAGTCCGGGCCACAAGAGCGGGGAGGGTGCATGA
- a CDS encoding MFS transporter: MSTPAAAVPAAAAPRPAAAPGLDRRVLVGLCGVLLAVLVSGFNENITKVALADIRGAMGFSVDDGSWIVALYSAMSVSAMAFAPWCAATFSLRRFALVMIGGFMVLGVLCPLAPNLQVFLLLRALQGLCGGALPPLLMSVALRFLPPGIKLYGLAGYALTATFGPSMGTPLAAFWVEQVGWHWAFWQIVPYCLAAMAMVSWGLPQDPLRLERFAQFDGVGLALGLPALVLLVLGLVQGPRLNWFDSPMITLMIGGGAGLMVLFMINEWFHPLPFFKLQLLTNRNLSYSLVTLGGVLFVLLAVISIPSGFLASVQGYRPLQTAPMLLWVALPQAIALPLVAALLNIRAVDCRWVQATGLAMLALACWLGSHLDVAWIRDNFLWVQLLQVFAQPMAVLPLLMLATGGLAPQDGPFASAWFNTVKGFAAVLASGVLDAVAQGRRHFHSTVLVDRLGEQPWLAEGPQLGARLHAQVQALTSADLYWVVALVALAFIPLIAWMPTRIHPPRAVA, from the coding sequence ATGAGTACGCCGGCCGCCGCTGTCCCGGCCGCTGCAGCGCCCCGTCCTGCCGCCGCCCCCGGGCTCGACCGCCGCGTTCTGGTCGGCCTGTGTGGCGTGCTGCTGGCGGTGCTGGTGTCGGGCTTCAACGAGAACATCACCAAGGTCGCCCTGGCTGACATCCGCGGTGCGATGGGTTTCAGCGTCGACGACGGCAGCTGGATCGTCGCCCTCTACAGCGCGATGTCGGTCAGCGCGATGGCCTTCGCCCCGTGGTGTGCCGCCACCTTCTCGCTGCGCCGCTTCGCGCTGGTGATGATTGGTGGCTTCATGGTGCTGGGCGTGCTCTGCCCGCTTGCCCCGAACCTGCAGGTGTTCCTGCTGCTGCGCGCGCTGCAGGGCCTGTGCGGTGGTGCGCTGCCGCCGCTGCTGATGAGCGTGGCACTGCGGTTCCTGCCGCCCGGCATCAAGTTGTATGGCCTGGCCGGCTACGCGTTGACCGCCACCTTCGGCCCGAGCATGGGCACGCCGCTGGCCGCGTTCTGGGTCGAGCAGGTGGGCTGGCACTGGGCGTTCTGGCAGATCGTGCCGTACTGCCTGGCCGCCATGGCGATGGTCAGCTGGGGCCTGCCACAGGACCCGCTGCGGCTGGAGCGTTTTGCCCAGTTCGATGGCGTGGGCCTGGCGCTGGGCCTGCCGGCGCTGGTGCTGCTGGTGCTGGGCCTGGTGCAGGGCCCGCGCCTGAACTGGTTCGACTCGCCGATGATCACCCTGATGATCGGTGGCGGCGCCGGCCTGATGGTGCTGTTCATGATCAATGAATGGTTCCACCCGCTGCCATTCTTCAAGCTGCAGCTGCTGACCAACCGCAACCTCAGCTACTCGCTGGTGACCCTGGGCGGCGTGCTGTTCGTGCTGCTGGCGGTGATCTCGATTCCCTCCGGTTTCCTGGCCAGCGTTCAGGGCTACCGGCCATTGCAGACCGCACCGATGCTGCTGTGGGTGGCGCTGCCACAAGCGATCGCACTGCCGTTGGTGGCGGCGTTGCTGAACATCCGTGCAGTGGATTGCCGCTGGGTGCAGGCCACCGGCCTGGCGATGCTGGCCTTGGCCTGCTGGCTGGGCTCGCATCTGGATGTGGCCTGGATCCGCGACAACTTCCTGTGGGTACAGCTGCTGCAGGTATTCGCCCAGCCGATGGCGGTGTTGCCGCTGCTGATGCTGGCCACTGGCGGGCTGGCACCGCAGGACGGTCCGTTCGCCTCGGCGTGGTTCAACACGGTCAAGGGCTTTGCTGCCGTGCTCGCCAGCGGCGTGCTGGATGCCGTCGCCCAGGGCCGCCGTCATTTCCATTCCACCGTGCTGGTCGACCGCCTTGGCGAGCAGCCGTGGCTGGCCGAGGGCCCGCAGCTGGGCGCGCGCCTGCATGCGCAGGTGCAGGCGCTGACCTCGGCCGACCTGTACTGGGTGGTCGCGCTGGTGGCGCTGGCCTTCATTCCCCTCATTGCCTGGATGCCCACCCGCATCCATCCGCCACGTGCCGTGGCCTGA
- a CDS encoding LysR family transcriptional regulator — protein MPLPDLNLLLALDVLIDECSVAAAARRMNLSAPAMSRTLGRIRTALGDPVLVRAGRGLAPTPRALELREQVRDVIEQAHRVFNAGREVDMATLERTFSVRANDVFIGSYGGRLREVFRQQAPGCMLRFVPEGDTDDDAMVQGRIDLYISTAGKHSPETKVQHLFTTSLLGAARADHPLFDGDISAERFAACDHIAVSRRGLAHGPIDEELAALGLQRRVAVVIPTFHGAIFAAADSDLVLPQMPSVMLDRIAHMGLPLRMFPLPVPVRTVALVQAWHPRMDNDPAHQWLRRAIKSMCDSVEAARH, from the coding sequence ATGCCCCTGCCGGACCTGAACCTGTTGTTGGCACTGGACGTGCTGATCGACGAATGCAGCGTGGCCGCCGCCGCGCGGCGGATGAACCTGAGCGCGCCGGCGATGAGCCGTACCCTCGGCCGGATCCGGACCGCGCTTGGCGACCCGGTGCTGGTGCGCGCCGGCCGCGGCCTGGCCCCCACCCCGCGCGCGCTGGAACTGCGCGAGCAGGTCCGCGACGTCATCGAGCAGGCGCACCGCGTGTTCAATGCCGGTCGTGAAGTGGACATGGCAACCCTGGAACGGACCTTCAGCGTGCGCGCCAACGATGTGTTCATCGGCAGCTACGGTGGGCGGCTGCGCGAGGTGTTCCGCCAGCAGGCACCGGGCTGCATGCTGCGCTTCGTACCCGAGGGCGATACCGATGATGATGCGATGGTGCAGGGGCGAATCGACCTGTACATCAGCACCGCTGGCAAGCACAGCCCGGAAACCAAGGTGCAGCACCTGTTCACCACCTCGCTGCTGGGTGCGGCGCGCGCCGACCATCCCTTGTTCGATGGCGATATCAGCGCCGAACGTTTCGCTGCCTGCGATCACATCGCGGTGTCCCGGCGCGGCCTGGCGCACGGACCGATCGACGAGGAGCTGGCAGCGCTGGGCCTGCAGCGGCGGGTGGCGGTGGTGATTCCCACCTTCCATGGTGCGATCTTCGCCGCTGCCGATTCGGACCTGGTGCTGCCGCAGATGCCGAGTGTGATGCTCGACCGCATCGCCCACATGGGCCTGCCGCTGCGCATGTTCCCGTTGCCGGTACCGGTGCGTACCGTTGCGCTGGTGCAGGCCTGGCACCCGCGGATGGACAACGATCCGGCCCACCAGTGGCTGCGGCGGGCGATCAAGAGCATGTGCGATTCGGTCGAGGCGGCTCGCCACTGA
- a CDS encoding universal stress protein: MFTTLLVALDGGPQHARVLDLAAAIAGPRSRLHLLCVLDPEFALAADASEADRIEYPEAARQRSRAEAVLAEALAELRERGVDAIAQIPSGDPGEVISEQARRLKCDLIVIGHRHLSRLERLFEPSIGQWTIDHAPCPVLVETRDPQP; the protein is encoded by the coding sequence ATGTTCACTACCCTGCTGGTCGCCCTCGACGGTGGCCCCCAGCACGCACGCGTGCTGGACCTGGCCGCCGCCATTGCCGGCCCCCGCAGCCGCCTGCACCTGCTGTGCGTGCTCGACCCCGAATTCGCGCTGGCGGCCGATGCCAGCGAAGCCGACCGCATCGAGTACCCGGAAGCCGCCCGCCAGCGCTCGCGGGCCGAAGCGGTGCTGGCCGAAGCCCTGGCCGAGCTGCGCGAGCGCGGCGTCGACGCCATCGCGCAGATTCCCTCGGGTGACCCGGGCGAAGTGATCAGCGAGCAGGCCCGGCGCCTGAAGTGCGATCTGATCGTCATCGGCCACCGCCACCTGTCCCGCCTGGAACGCCTGTTCGAACCCTCGATCGGGCAATGGACCATCGACCACGCGCCCTGTCCCGTGCTGGTGGAAACCCGCGACCCACAACCCTAG
- a CDS encoding GGDEF domain-containing protein — MPVVLALLYVLCHGLVVALWPGPAGAGSFGFLTGAPLLAAAACLWRARRDRAALGWRATALALLLWAGGMAVNMIDALGAGRADVTPQASLFLYVLYGVPLVFILARARRERLSISLIDAAMAALLGVLFFVHAQSFAARVDIDDHALSNMQRMFDIQNLCIAGFAVVRWLVGDVPERRNFFRALAIYAVGYLMVAYYINHYTSEQSFGAYNDLLIDLPFLLLALLAMSQAPAPTFVMHPRLGRTVQAAGPMILPLLLLVVGTLVVDHARPLAVTGFVVATLGFGVRSILLQVDLMERQASLDQLARQDGLTGVANRREFDALLLAEWNRARRSGSELGLLLLDIDHFKVFNDRHGHPAGDRCLQAVATVLKISAGRAGDSVARYGGEEFAVIVPGSPLSGVLALAERLREAVAALPLPEGSVSISIGVGYLHPPALASADQLLADADAGLYAAKRAGRNQVILHAHVLDDEGSAHGRMDC; from the coding sequence ATGCCGGTAGTGCTGGCGCTGCTGTATGTGCTGTGCCACGGCCTGGTCGTGGCCCTGTGGCCGGGTCCCGCCGGTGCGGGTTCCTTCGGGTTCCTCACGGGTGCCCCGTTGCTGGCGGCGGCGGCCTGCCTGTGGCGGGCGCGCCGCGACCGTGCGGCACTCGGCTGGCGCGCTACCGCTCTGGCGCTGCTGCTCTGGGCGGGTGGCATGGCCGTCAACATGATCGACGCGCTCGGTGCCGGCCGTGCCGATGTCACGCCGCAGGCCAGCCTGTTCCTGTATGTGCTGTACGGCGTGCCGCTGGTGTTCATCCTGGCCCGTGCACGCCGCGAGCGGCTGAGCATCAGCCTGATCGATGCGGCGATGGCCGCATTGCTGGGCGTGCTGTTCTTCGTGCATGCGCAGTCGTTCGCCGCGCGCGTCGACATCGACGACCACGCGTTGTCCAACATGCAGCGCATGTTCGATATCCAGAATCTGTGCATTGCCGGGTTTGCGGTGGTGCGCTGGCTGGTGGGCGACGTTCCGGAGCGGCGCAACTTCTTCCGCGCGCTGGCGATCTACGCGGTGGGCTACCTGATGGTGGCGTACTACATCAACCACTACACCTCGGAACAGTCCTTCGGTGCCTACAACGATCTGCTGATCGACCTGCCGTTCCTGCTGCTGGCGTTGCTGGCGATGAGCCAGGCACCCGCGCCGACGTTCGTGATGCACCCGAGGCTGGGCAGAACGGTGCAGGCGGCGGGGCCGATGATCCTGCCATTGCTGCTGCTGGTGGTCGGTACCCTGGTGGTCGACCATGCGCGGCCGCTGGCGGTCACTGGCTTCGTGGTGGCAACGCTGGGCTTCGGCGTGCGCAGCATCCTGTTGCAGGTGGACTTGATGGAACGGCAGGCATCGCTGGACCAGCTCGCTCGTCAGGATGGCCTGACCGGTGTGGCCAACCGGCGCGAGTTCGATGCACTGCTGCTGGCGGAATGGAACCGTGCGCGGCGCAGCGGCAGCGAGCTGGGGCTGCTGTTGCTGGACATCGACCATTTCAAGGTCTTCAACGACCGCCACGGACATCCAGCCGGGGATCGCTGCCTGCAGGCCGTGGCCACGGTCCTGAAGATCAGTGCCGGCCGTGCCGGTGACAGTGTTGCCCGTTACGGCGGCGAGGAATTTGCGGTGATCGTGCCCGGAAGCCCGCTGTCGGGCGTGCTGGCGCTGGCCGAGCGCCTGCGTGAGGCGGTGGCGGCGCTGCCACTGCCCGAAGGGTCGGTCAGTATCAGCATCGGCGTGGGCTACCTGCACCCGCCGGCTCTGGCCAGCGCCGATCAGTTGCTGGCGGATGCCGATGCCGGCCTGTACGCCGCCAAGCGTGCCGGTCGCAACCAGGTGATCCTGCATGCGCACGTGCTCGACGACGAAGGCAGTGCGCACGGCAGGATGGATTGCTGA